The sequence below is a genomic window from Candidatus Methylomirabilota bacterium.
CGCGCGCGGTCTGGCGGCGGAGGGCGCCCGCGTGGCGATCTGCGCTCGCTCGGGCGACGAGCTGGCCAGAACGGCCGAAAAGATCCGCGGCGAGACCGGCGCCGAGGTGCTCCCGATTCCGACCGACGTGCAGGACCCGGAGGCGGTGCGGGCGCTGGTGGCCCGCACGGTCGAGGCCTTCGGCAGCGTGGACATCCTGGTGACCAACGCCGGCGGCCCGCCGTTCGGGCGGTTCGATCAGATGACGGACGCCGACTTTCAGGCGGCCTTCGAGCTGAATCTCCTCTCGACCGTGCGGATGATCCGGGAGGTGCTCCCCCACATGCGCCGCCGCCGGTGGGGACGGATCATCAACATCCAGTCGACCTCGATCAAGCAGCCGATCAACGGTCTGCTTCTGTCGAACTCGATCCGCCCGGGCGTGGCCGGTCTGACGCGCTCGCTGGTGGACGAGGTGAGCGGGGACAGGATTACCGTGAACACCATCTGCCCGGGTCGCATCATGACCGACCGCGCGCGGGGCTTCCTCGAAAGCCGGGCGAGGGTCGTCGGCGTTCCCCTCGAGGAGTTCATCAGGCAAGACGCCGCCACGATCCCGATGGGGCGGATGGGGCAGCCGGAGGAGGTCGCCAGCATGGTGGTGTTCCTCGCTTCGGAGTGCGCCTCCTACGTGACCGGGGTGACGGTGCAGGTCGATGGCGGGCTCGTCCGCAACCTCGCCTGACCCGCGGCGGGTCCGACGGCTGCGCGGTCCGGCCACGATCGTCGCGGTCGTGGCGCTCGGCGCGTCCGCGCTCGCGCAGGGCGGCGGGTCCTGGCAGAACGCCGCGCCGCTTCCGTCGAGCCGGACCGAGGTGACCGGGGCCGAGGTCGCGGGCAGGCTCTACGTCGTGGGGGGATTCGGGGGCGGCGACCACGTCGAGGCCTACGACCCGAAGGGCGATCGCTGGGAGCGACGGGCCTCGCTTCCCGCCTCGGTACATCACGCGGCGGCGGTGGGCATCGGCGGCCGGCTCTACGTCCTCGGCGGCTACTCCGGCGTGCTGTGGGGCGTGCTCGACGGGGTGTATGAGTACGATCCGGCGACGGATCGCTGGCGCGAGCGCGCGCCGCTGCCGACGCCCCGCGGAGCGCTGGCGGCTGCCGCCATCGACGGGAAGCTCTACGCGGTGGGCGGCGTCGGCAGGGACCGGCAGAACACGGGTGCGCTCGAGGTCTTCGATCCGGCCGCCAACCACTGGGAGACACGGCCAGCGATGCCCACGCCGCGGGATCACCATGCGGCCGGCGTGCTCGAAGGGAAACTCTACGTGGTAGGTGGGCGCCTCGGCGGGAGCTATTCGCAGAACCTGGACCGCCACGAGATGTACGACCCCGCCCGGAACGCCTGGGTCACACGGGCTCCGCTCCCCACGGCCCGGAGCGGCATCGCGGCCGCCGTCCTCGGCCAGCGCCTCTTCGTCTTCGGCGGCGAGGCCCCGGGCGGGACCTTCCGGGAGGTCGAGGCGTACGAGGCCGCCGCCGATCGCTGGACCGCGTTTGCCCCGATGCCGACTCCGCGCCACGGGCTCACCGCCCTCGCCTACGGGGGCCGGATCCACGTCATCTCGGGCGGTCCCCGCCCCGGCGGCTCTTCCAGCAGCGTGAACGAGGTCTTCACACCGTAAGGTCCCCGCCGAACGTGCGCGGCCGCCAGGCGGGGCGACGGCGGAGCTCACCAGCCGCGGGTCTCGCCGTGGCGGAGGAGCCAGATCCGGTCCGGGTCGAGGCCGAGCCGCCGGCCCTCGGCCCGGACGCGCTCGGCCGGCTCGCCGAATGGCTCGTCCGTCAGGTCGAACGTCCCCCAGTGCAGCTACGGGTCCTTCGAGCGCTCGCTCGTCCTGCCGGAGGGGGTGGACCCCGCCAAGGTGAGCGCCCGGTATTCGAAGGGGATGCTCGAGATCAGCATGCCGGCGCCGCTGGCTGTCGCCCCCAAGAAGGTCGAGATCCGGGTCGAGGGCCAGCAGGGCGCGCAGAAGGCCATCAAGGCCGCCTGATCGCCGAGGTCGTTCCGGGCGGGGCATCCGCGCGCCCCGCTCCCTGCGGCCCCCGGGCTCCGGGGGCCGCAGCTCTTTTGGAGTATAGTTGGGGCCATGCGTCCCTGGCTCGTCTTCACCCTCCTCGGCCTCGTGGTCGGCGCCTCCGGCGCGCGCGCGGCCGAGGAGCTTCCGATCGTCGACACCCACCTCCATTACAGTCAGGACGCCTGGACTGCCTACCCGACGCCGAGCATCCTGACGCTGCTGACCCGAGCCGGCATCATCCGGGCATTCGTCTCGAGCACGCCGGACGACGGAACCGTGCGCCTCTACGAAGCGGCCCCCGATCGGGTGGTCCCGGTCCTCCGGCCATACCGGGGGCCGGGGGACCAGGGAGCCTGGCACCGCGATCCGGGTGTCGTCGCCTACCTCGAGGGTCGCATCAGGCGCGGCATCTATCGTGGAATCGGCGAGTTCCACCTGTACGGGCGGGACGCGCAGGCCGAGGTGGTTCGACAGGTGGCGGAGCTGGCGGCGAGGAACGGGTTGTTCCTGCACTGCCACTGCGACGTGGAGGCGCTCGAGATCGTGCTGGGCCTGGTCCCCGGTGTCCGTGTGCTGTGGGCGCATGCCGGCATGTCGTCGGGACCCGAGGTGGTGGGACCGCTCATCGACCGCCACGCCGGGCTGACCGTCGAGCTCGCCTTGCGGTCGGACGTCGCGACGGGCGGCACCCTCGACGCGGCCTGGCGCGCCCTGTTCCTCCGGCACCCCGACCGCTTCATGGTGGGGGCCGACACCTGGGCGCCGTCACGCTGGAGCGACCTCGCCGCGATCACCGAGGCCACCCGAGGCTGGCTGCGGCAGCTCCCCCCCGAGGTGGCACGGCGCATCGCCCGGGAAAATGCCGAGCGCCTGGCCGGCGTCGGGCGCTGACTCGGAACCTCCACACCTCGGAGAGACTCCACATGGTCCGGTACTCGGCGAACCTCACGATGCTCTTCAACGAGGTCCCATTCCTGGAGCGCTTCGAGCGCGCGATCGCGGCCGGCTTCCACGCGGTAGAGTTCCTGTTCGCCCACAACGTGGACCAGGGTGGGGTCGCGCGGGAGCTCGAGCGCCACGGGCTCGAGCTGGTGCTCTTCGACCCGGAAGGCGGAGACTTTCCGGCGGGTGACCGCGGTTACCTCTGCGATCCCGGGCGGCGGGAGCGCCTGATGAAGACCGTCGACGACGCCATCGCCACCGCCCGGCGGCTCGGCTGCCGACGGCTGAACGTGCTGGCCGGGAACCGGGTGGAGGGTGTCGGGGACGCCGAGCTCCGGCGAACGGTGGTGGAGAACCTCCGGGCGGCCGCCCCCCGGGCGCGGGCCGCCGGGATCACCCTCCTGATCGAGGCGCTGAACACCTGGGAGAGCCCGCGGTACTTCCTCGACCGTTCGCGGCTCGGCCTCGAGATCGTCCGGGAAGTCGGCGAGCCGAACGTACGGTTCCAGTACGACTGCTACCACATGCAGCGCATGGAAGGGCAGCTGATCGAGACGCTGACCGCGAACCTCGAGTGGATCGGACACGTCCAGATCGCCGACGTCCCGGGACGCCACGAACCAGGCACCGGCGAGATCAACTACACGAACGTGCTGGGCGCCCTGGAGGGGGCGGGGTACGACGGTTACGTCGGGCTGGAATACCGACCTTCCGCGAAGACCGAAGACTCGCTGGCCTGGTTACCGCGCGAGGCCCGCGCTCGCCGGTAGCCGCGGACGTGCTCAGCCGCCGCGGATCCGGCCGCTCCATCAGTCCGAAGCTACCCCAGTGACCCCGCTCTTCGGGGACACCCTTCGCTGCTTCTGGCGGAACGATGGCTTCTTTCTCGCGGCAGGGCTCTCCTTCTACGTGATCATCTGCGTGGTCCCGTTCAGCCTGCTCCTCGTCGCCGGCGGCGGCTTCCTCCTCTCGGACGAAACGGTGGTGGAGGAGGTCGTCAACCAGCTGTCGGAGATCCTTCCGGTTTACCGCTCCGAGATGGAACAGATGCTCATCGGCGTGGCCAGCCGCCGGGGCGTGTCCGGCCTGGTCGGCGTGGGCATCCTGCTGCTCTTCGCCGTTCAACTCTTCGCGGCCACCCGGTTCGTGCTCAACCGGATCCTCGGTACCAAGGGGCGCGGGTTCGTTCACGGGCTTCTGTTCGACCTCGGCATGCTTCTCCTCCTGACGCTGCTCTTCTTCGTCACCATGGGCATCACCGCGGCGTTCGTGTGGATGCGGAGCCTCCTCCTGCTGTTCCGCCACGGGCTGTTCTTCGCCCATCTGTTTGCGTGGGCCGGGCTCTTCCTGGCCATCGCCTTCGACACCGCCCTGTTCGTCGTGCTCTACCGCTTCGTGCCGGTCCGGCGGATCCCGTGGTCGAGCGTGCTGCAGGCCAGCGCGGCCACGGCGGTTCTATGGGAAATCGCCAAGCAGCTCTTCCGCTTCTACATCGAGGGCATCGGAGTGTACAGCACCATGTACGGCTCGCTGGGCGTCACCATCGCGCTGATCATGTGGGTGTACTACTCGGCGATCGTGTTCGTCCTGGGCGCCGCCTTCATCCGGGTGCTGGAGGATCGGCGGTCACACCTCGCGCCGGTTTGACGCGGCGCGCGAGCCCTGACTATAATGCCGCATCCGATCGCGCCGGGGCCGCGTCGGAGCGCGTGAGAGGGGGTGGCCGCGACGGAAGAGCCTGTTCGGCTGACGACGCTCTCGCACGGGGCCGGCTGAGCCTGCAAGCTCGGGCCGGAGGATCTGGCCCAGGTGCTGCGGCTGCTCCCGCCGATTACCGATCCCAATGTGCTGGTGGGGCCCGAGACGTGCGACGACGCGGCGGTCTACCGGTTGAGCGACGACCTCGCCCTCGTCCTGACCGTGGACTACTTCACGCCCATCGTCGATGACCCCTACGCCTTCGGCCAGATCGCGGCCGCCAACTCGCTCTCCGACGTCTATGCCATGGGGGGGCGGCCGATCGCCATGCTCTCCATCGTGGGCTTCCCCAAAGACCGCCTGCCGTTCGGGGTCCTCGGCGAGATTCTCAAGGGCGGGGCTGAAAAGGGGCGCGAGGCGGGAGTCAGCGTGGTCGGCGGCCACAGCATCGACGACGCGGAGCCGAAGATCGGGTACGCGGTGACCGGGCTCGTCCACCCCGGCCGGATCTGGAAGAACGTGGGCGCGCGCCCGGGCGACGCGCTGGTGCTGACCAAGCCGCTCGGCACCGGCATCATCTCGACGGCGATCAAGAACGCCAAGGCCCGACCGGCCGCCATCGAGGCGGCCACCCGGACGATGGCGGCGCTGAACCGGGCGGCCGCCGAGGCGGCCGGCGAGGTCCGGGTGCACGCCGTCACCGACGTCACGGGTTTCGGCCTCCTCGGGCACCTGCGCGAGATGACGTGCGGGTCCGGGGTGGCGGTCCGGCTGGAGGCGGGACGGATTCCCCTGTTGCCGGATGTCGTGGCCCTGGCCGAGGCCGGGATGGTGCCGGGCGGCACCAAGCGCAACCTCCGCGCCACCGCGAGCGTGGTGCGCTGGGCCCCCGCGATTCCGGAGGCCCTCCGCGCCGTCATCGGGGATGCCCAGACCTCGGGCGGCCTCCTGGTGGCGACTCCCGAGGGCGAGGCGTTCCTTCGCGCGCTCGACCGGGCCGGCGTGTTGGAGGCGCGGCAGATCGGCACCGTCATCGGCGAGGACCCGGCTGGCACCATCGAGGTCGGCTCCTAACGCAGACCCACCGGACCCGTCGCCGCCGCCGGCTCGGAGGGAGGGCATGCTGCTCAAGGACAAGGTTGCCGTGGTCACCGGGGGCGGCCGCGGCATCGGCCGGGAGATCGCCCTCATGATGGCCCAGGCCGGCGCGCGGGTGGTGGTCAACGACTTCGGCGGCCGCGAGGACGGGACGGGCGGGGCGGCGTCGGCGGCCGACCAGGTGGTGGGGGAGATCCGGCAGGGTGGCGGGCAGGCCGTGCCGAGCTACGAGTCGGTCGCCACCATGGCCGGCGGCCAGCGGATCGTTCAGACGGCGCTCGACAGCTGGAACCGTCTCGACATCGTCGTGAACAACGCCGGCATCCTCCGCGACCGCATGATCTTCAACATGACCGAGGAGGAGTGGGACTCGGTGATCGCCGTCCATCTCAAGGGCAGCTTCGCGGTCACCCGGGCGGCGGCACCACGCTTCAAGGAGCAGCGCTGGGGGCGCTTCATCAACATGACCTCCACCTCGGGGCTGATCGGGAACGTCGGGCAGGCCAACTATGCCGCGGCCAAGCTCGGGATCGTGGGCCTCACCCGGGTCACCGCGCTCGACATGGCGCGCTACAACGTCACCGCCAACTGCATCTCGCCGTTCGCCTGGACCCGCCTGATCGGCACCATTCCGACCGAGACGCCGGAGCAGCAGGCGCGCGTCGCCAAGCTCGAGAGGATGTCCCCGCGCGACATCGCGCCGCTCGCCGTCTATCTCGCCTCCGAGGAGGCTCAGCACGTCTCGGGCCAGCTCTTCGGCGTTCGCGGCAAAGAGATCTTCGTCTTCTCCCAGCCCCGCCCGGTTCGGTCGATCCATCACGCAGAGGGCTGGACACCGGAGCGGATCGCCGAGACGTTCCCGGGCACGCTGGCCCATCACCTGACGCCGCTCGAGACTTCGGGCCAGTTCTTCAGCTACGATCCCCTGGTTTAGGGACGCCACCGGAGCCCCTCGGAGCGGATCACCATCGCGCGGCGGGTCAGCGTCCCGCCGTGCGCGGTTACCCGGACAGACGCCGACCGCGCGCCGTCTTGCCGGCGGGACGGGTGCCCTCGCCCTGCTGGCCGGGATCCTGGCGCCGACGTCGCCGGCCGCCGATCCCGGCCTCCTCGTCACGGTGGGCGAGGTCACCGGTCGAAGCGCTGTGGTGTGGGCGCGGGCCGACGCCCCGGGCGCGATCACGGTCGACGTGGAGGCGGCGGGTGGCGCTCGCCGACGACTGGCCGCCGAGGCGACGGCCGATTCGGACTTCACGGTCAAGCTTCACGCCGACGATCTGGTCCCGGGGACGCGGCATGCCTATCGGGTGGCGTGGCGGCGTGAGGAGGCTCGCGGCGAGTTCGTGACCGCGCCGGCGCCCGGCGTCTCGGGCCCGGTGCGCCTCGCCTGGAGCGGAGACCTCGGCGGCGGCGGCCGCTGCCGCACGCCGGCCGCGGGATACCCGATCTTCCGGGTGCTGGCGGCACGGCAGCCGGACTTCTTCGTGTTCGTCGGCGACACCATTTACGCCGACCACCGGTGCCGGGTTCCCGAGAACCTCCCGGGCGCCGACTTCCGGGCCAGCGACCTCGGCGGGTTCCGCGCCAAGCACCGGTACAACCGGGCCGACGCGGCCGTGCAAGCCTTCTTCCGGAGCACCTCGGTCTACGCCATCTGGGACGACCACGAGGTGCGCAACGACTTCGCGGGACCGAGTGAGCCCCTCATGCCCGTCGGCCGGCGCGCGTTCCTCGAGTACTGGCCGATCCAGCCGCCAGCGGACGACCCCCACCGTCTCTATCGCCGGATGCGCTGGGGTCGCGTCGCCGAGCTGTTCATCCTGGACACGCGCCAGTATCGGAGTCCGAACACCATGTCCGACGGCCCCGGCAAGACCATGCTGGGCGCCGCCCAGAGGAGCTGGCTGCTGACCGGCCTGGCCGGGTCCGCCGCAGTCTGGAAACTCGTGGTCTCGAGCGTATCGCTCTCGATCCCGACCGGGCGGGTGGTGCGGGACAGCTGGGCGAACGGGAGCACCCACCTGACCCCCGAGGGCAGCCCCACCGGCTTCGAGCACGAGCTCCTCGGGATCGTCCACGAGCTCGGGGCTCGCCGGATCTGCAACGTGGTCTGGCTGGTGGCGGATGCCCACCGTCCGGAAGTGATCCGCCATGCCCCGCTTCCCGGCCTCATCTTCCACGAGCTGGTGGCCGGGCCCCTGAGCGGGAGCGCGGGCCGGCCGGGCATTCTCGACCACACGCTGCGCCCGACCCGGCTCTACGCCGAGGGCGGCTTCACGAGCTTCGGTGAGCTGGTGGCCGACGACGCCGGCCTCACCGTCCGTATCGTCGACGGCGACGGCCGGGTCCGCTTCGCGACGACGCTCTCGCCGGAGCGCCCGAACAACTAGAGCGGATCGGAGTAACCCGGCGCCGACCACCGATCGCGTGGTCCAGCGAGGAGTGCTCTGAGCGCGGGCTTCGCCCGCGCAACCGACTCTTGGGGGTGGGCCTGGGAGGGGGCCGCGGAGGCCCCCTCCCATTGTCTAGCGGCGGCGCCGGCGACGCTCCAGGGCCGAGGCCGGTTTCCCGCGAGCCGGCGCCGGGCCTCGGCGGCGGCGCCCGGCCCAGACGGCCCAGGCGAGACCACCCAGCAAGGTGACGGCAAGCGCGCTCCACTCGAGGAGTCCTTCCGAGTACGTCAGCTCTGCCTCGAAGACGTCGAGAGGCATGCGGACCTCGAGGAGCCCCCAGGCGTCCGCTCGGGTTTCCAGGCGGCCCTGGCCGCTCTTCGCCTGCCAGAGCGGGTAGGCCGCGATCCCGGTCGCGACCCACACGCCCCCGGTGGGCGGCACCAGGAGCCGATAGCGGCGGTGGGTGATGCGTTCGAGCTGCGGCCACGGCCGGTCACGCCGCTCGAAGACCGTGAAGCCCGCGACCGTGTGCGCGGGCGTGTAGTGGGCGTCGAGGAAGCGCGCCCGGGGGGCATCGCCGGTCGGGGCGACCACCGTCGCGACCCGCAGCCGGCGCGCGAACGCTTCGAAGGCGTCTGCCGAGAGCCGCTCGGGGGGCTGGCCGAGCACCCGCTGGCCGTCGAGCTCCTCGGTGAGGGTCTCGATGCGTCGAGGTCGACTCGGGCTGCCCGCGTAGAAGCGCGCCGCCAGCGGGGCCGGATGGGTGAAGGTGCCATGGACGATCTCGCGGGCCGCGAAAAGTGGAGCGAGGCCGAGGACGTGACTGTGGGCCGCGTACCACGCCGGATCGTGAGCGAGGCGCAGCGCCGAGGTGAGGAAGAGGACACGGTCAGTGCCGCCGCGCAACACCGCCCAGAGGCGGTCGAGATCGTGGGCGCGGCTCACCTCGTCGAGGTGGGGCCACCGCGCCGGCCGCTCTCGGGGCCACAGCGTGAGCGTCGGCTCGCTGCGGGCCGGGCTCGGCAGGAGGGCGAGGAGGGCGACGAGGGCGAGGGCCGCCACCGGCCGCGCGCGGCCGCGGGCCTGCTTGGCCGTGGCCGCGGCCACCAGCGCTCCGACGCCGAGGCCGGCGGCCCAGAGCGCGGCGAGCACGACGCCGTCCGCGAGGCGATCGGGCTCGATGGCCGACCAGCCGCGCCGGAAGAGCGGGGCGTCGAGCAGCAGAACGCCGAGGAGGGCGATCGGGAAGAGCGCGAGAACCGCGTCGAACGGCCGGCGGCGCAGGAGGATGGCCACCCAGGCCAGCAGGGCCCCGATGCCGATGAGGACGAGGAGCGGGCGCGACCCGAGCTGAGCGAGAAGCGCCCAGGGTCCCAGGTGGCTCCAGGCGAGCGGAACGACCCAGGCGTGGCGGACGGCGAACGGCAGCGTCCAGAAGGCGGTGAGGGCGAGCGTGAAGCTGGCGACCGCCCCGGCGGCGAGGAGCGTCGGACGCCCCGGGCGGAGGACCAGGGTGAGGCCGGCGGCCAGGATCATGAGCGTTGCCGCGGCGGGCGCGTTCGCGGGGTGGCACAGGACGACGGCGGCCGCCGCCGGCGGGGCCCAGCGGGGTGGCTGCCCGGTCTCGATCCAGCGCCGAAGCGCCAGCGCGAGGAGCGGGAGGAAGCCGAGCGAGAGCCGGCTCGTCAGGATGCCCCAGCGAAGGCTCTCCTCGACCCCGCTCTGGAGCCCGGCGGAGAGCGTGAGGGCGACGAACGCCGGCGGGAGCGCGAGCCAGCCATCGCCGAGCACCGCGACCAGCAGGACATAGGTGGTGAGGGCCGGGAGGAGCAGCACGACGCCGCAGAGCGCCTGGTAGACCACTTCCACCGAGATCGACCAGAGGCCGACCAGCCGGATGAGCGCGCCGGCCACCACGAAGCCGGGCGGGTAGAACTGCAACTCGGGATAACCGCCCCACCAGTCCGGGTTCCAGTCGGCGGTCCAGCGGCCGTCCGGCACCGTCCGCTCGAGCGCATGCCAGAGACGGAAGAACTGCCCGGGATGATCGTCGAAGGCGGGGAGGCCGCCGCCGAACGCGGCGAGGGCGAACGCGCCGGCGTACGCCACGAGGAGCAGGGCGGGCCCGACACGCCGCACGGCGTCATGGTAGCAGAGGCAGCGTCTCCAGCGGCCAGAAGATGACCCGCAGGCGCCGGGCGAAGTGGAGAAGCGGCGCGGTCGCCGGCAGCGGGATGTCGTGGCCGAGCGTCATCGTGTTCCGATCGAGCCGGGCCGCCGCCGGCTGGAGCGGCCAGGGCTCGTGGTGGATCTCGCCGCGGCGCAGCCGCCCACGGGACCCCGGCGTGTAGAGACAGTAGCGCTCCGTGAGCCAGTGGGCGAGCGAGCCGGTCGGAGCGCGGAACACGTCGCCGACGGGGCGATACTGCGCGGCGAACTCGGCCGGCGGCGCATCCTGGTGGATCCGCCGGCTCGCGTATCGGACGGCGTCGCCGGCGCCGTCCACCGTCATGCGGGCACGGAAGTACGGGAGCCGGTACCACTGCCGGGCGATGGCGACGATCAGGCGGTTCCCGGCATCGAGGCTGAAGAAGAAGACGCCGGGCTTCCCCTCGACCGTGACGTAGGTGCGCACGTTCAGCTCGGGGAAGGCCGAGAGCCCGGGTACGGCCGGCAACCCGCGGAGGCGGACCGTCATGTGGAAGGGGATGATGCCGAGCCAGGCCTCGCCGTCGAAGGTGTCGATGGCGAGGGTGGGCGGCACCAGCGCGCGCAGCAGCGCGACCGGAACCGGCCAGTGAGCGAAGAGCAGGTCGTACCAGGTCTGGGTCATCACCCACGGTCGGTCGGGGAGAGGCCATGGCCGGTGCTCGGCGGGTGGGATCATGGGGGCGAGGACTGGATGGCCAGAGCGAGCTGAGCCGGCTCCGGTGGGGGCACACGCGGTGCCCGCCGGCGGTCGGCGATCTCGTACTGCTGCCTGAGCTCCCCGACCTGCCGGAGGACCGGCACCGACTCGCGGCGGGGGAGGGAGGCGCGCCCGCCGTAGAGCCGCTCGTAGCGGCGAAGCTCGTCGGGCCAGTCGCGCGCGAGGTGCGCGAGGAAGTGCTCGCGCGTCCCCGGCCGGAGATACAGGAGATTCGCCCACAGATGGGTCGCGCCCGCCTCGCGGGCCGCCCGGACCACCTCGGCGAGCTGCTCGGGACGATCGGAGAGCCCGGGAAGGATCGGCGCGATCCCCACGCCGGCCTTGATGCCGGCGTCCACGAGGGCTCGGAGGGCCCGCAGCCGCTGGCGGGGAGGCGCGGTCCCCGGCTCGGTCGTTCGCCACACGTCGGCATCGAGAGTCGGCACCGAGAAGTTCACGGAGACCTCGGCCCGGCGCGCCGCCTCCTGGAGGACGTCGATGTCACGGACGATCAGGGGCCCGCGCGTGATCAGACTGAATGGGTTGCCCACCGATCCGAGGACCTCGAGACAGCCGCGCGTGAGGCGATAGCGGCCCTCGGCCGGCTGGTAGGGATCCGTCGCCGCGCCGATTGCGACATCCTCGCGCCGCCAGGACGGCCGGGTGACCTCCCGGCGAAGCACCTGGGCGATGTTGACCTTGACGCGGATCGACCGCCCGTAGCGGTCATCGGCCGGGCGATCGGCGCGCTGTTCGAAGGCGCGCACGTAGCAGAACGTGCAGCGGTGGGTGCAGCCCATGTACGGGTTCAAGGACCACTTGAAGTCCATCCCCGTGACCCGGTTCAGGGCTGCCCGGCAGGGCTCCTCGCGGTACTCGACGGGCACGAGGTCACTATATCAACACCTGTTAAGCCACACAAGGGTGGGTCTCGACCGGATGCCGCCGCGATGCCCGCGAGGTGGGCGTCCCTGCCAGGGGCCGGGAAATGGCCGCGCTTCCTTGACGCGTGCCCGTCGCGCGTGTTAGATGTGTCAGATATCGTCGGGGCTCGAATCCCCGGGAGGACCCGGCCGAATGGAAAGGGTGAAGGGGCTCAAGTGCCGGGAGTGCGCCCGCGGCTATCCTCTGGCCCCACTTCACGTTTGCGACTTCTGCTTCGGCCCGCTGGAGGTGGACTACCGTTACGAGGCGCTGCGGGGGCTGGTGACTCGGGACCGCATCGCCGCCGGTCCTCCCAGCATCTGGCGCTACAAGGACCTGCTGCCGGTCGAGGGGGAGGTCGCCATCGGCCGCCACGCGGGGTACACCCCTCTCGTCCGCGCCTGGAACCTGGGTGAGGAACTGGGCGTCCGCGAGCTGTACGTCAAGAACGACGCGGTCTGCCATCCGACCTGCTCGTTCAAGGACCGGGTGGTCAGCGTCGCGGTCACCAAGGCCAAGGAATTCGGCTTCGACACGGTCGCCTGCGCGTCTACCGGAAACCTGGCCAACTCGGTGGCTGCTCACGCGGCCCAGGCCCGGCTGCGCTCTTTCGTCTTCATCCCGGCCGACCTCGAGCCGGGGAAGGTGCTCGGCACGCTCGTCTATGGTCCGGTGCTGGTTGCAGTCGAGGGAACGTACGACGAGGTGAACCGCCTCTGCTCCGAAGTGGCCGACCAGTACCCCTGGGCGTTCGCCAACATCAATCTCCGGCCCTTTTACGCCGAAGGGTCCAAGACCTACGGCTACGAGATCGCCGAGCAGCTCGGCTGGCACGCCCCGGCCCACGTCGTGGTGCCCTGCGCCGGCGGGTCGCTCCTCACCAAGATCTGGAAGGCCTTCCAGGAGCTCCACGCGCTCGACCTCATCGGGGACGTCCGGACGCGGATGTACGCGGCCCAGGCGGCCGGATGCGGCCCTATCGTGACGATGATCAAGCAGGACTCGGACACGCTCGTCCCCGTCCGTCCCAACACCATCGCCAAGTCGCTGGCCATCGGGAATCCGGCCGACGGCTACTACGCGTACCGCGTCGTGAAGGACTCCGGCGGCGCCGGCGAGCACGCGACCGACGAGGAGATCCTGGAGGCGATGGGGCTCCTGGCGCGCACCGAGGGGATCTTCACGGAGACCGCCGGGGGCGTGACGCTGGCGGCCGCCCGGAAGCTCATCGATCGGGGCGTGATTCCCCGCGACGAGTCGATCGTCGTCTGTATCACCGGCAACGGGCTCAAGACGGTCGAGGCGCTCGGGTCGCGGCTCTCCGAGCCCGTGCGGATCCGCCCGAACGTGGCGGCCTTCGATCGGGCCCTGGCGGATCTGAAGACCCTTACCCAATCCTGACGGCCGTGCCGATGGCGGTCGCAGCCCGTCCTCAAAGGAGGAGCGAGAGATGCCTGTCCTGGTGCGTATTCCGACCCCTCTTCGCCGCGTCACCAACGGCATCGGCGAGGTCAAGGGGGGGGGCAAGGATGTCGCGGCGCTGATCGACGATCTGGAACGCCAGTATCCCGGGCTCCGCGATCGACTGGTCGAGGAATCCGGCGAGCTCAGGCGGTTCATCAACATCTACGTGAACGAGGAAGACATCCGTTTCCTCTCGGGGAAGGGGACCGCGCTCAAGGACGGGGACGAAGTCTCCATCGTGCCGGCCATCGCGGGAGGGTGGTGAGGCGCGAACATCCGACGGGCGGCCGTGACCCGAGGCGCTCGATGTACGTTGAACTGACGGAGGAAAGACTGCG
It includes:
- a CDS encoding TIM barrel protein; this translates as MVRYSANLTMLFNEVPFLERFERAIAAGFHAVEFLFAHNVDQGGVARELERHGLELVLFDPEGGDFPAGDRGYLCDPGRRERLMKTVDDAIATARRLGCRRLNVLAGNRVEGVGDAELRRTVVENLRAAAPRARAAGITLLIEALNTWESPRYFLDRSRLGLEIVREVGEPNVRFQYDCYHMQRMEGQLIETLTANLEWIGHVQIADVPGRHEPGTGEINYTNVLGALEGAGYDGYVGLEYRPSAKTEDSLAWLPREARARR
- a CDS encoding SDR family oxidoreductase: MDLGLKGKAALVAAASKGLGRASARGLAAEGARVAICARSGDELARTAEKIRGETGAEVLPIPTDVQDPEAVRALVARTVEAFGSVDILVTNAGGPPFGRFDQMTDADFQAAFELNLLSTVRMIREVLPHMRRRRWGRIINIQSTSIKQPINGLLLSNSIRPGVAGLTRSLVDEVSGDRITVNTICPGRIMTDRARGFLESRARVVGVPLEEFIRQDAATIPMGRMGQPEEVASMVVFLASECASYVTGVTVQVDGGLVRNLA
- the selD gene encoding selenide, water dikinase SelD produces the protein MAATEEPVRLTTLSHGAGUACKLGPEDLAQVLRLLPPITDPNVLVGPETCDDAAVYRLSDDLALVLTVDYFTPIVDDPYAFGQIAAANSLSDVYAMGGRPIAMLSIVGFPKDRLPFGVLGEILKGGAEKGREAGVSVVGGHSIDDAEPKIGYAVTGLVHPGRIWKNVGARPGDALVLTKPLGTGIISTAIKNAKARPAAIEAATRTMAALNRAAAEAAGEVRVHAVTDVTGFGLLGHLREMTCGSGVAVRLEAGRIPLLPDVVALAEAGMVPGGTKRNLRATASVVRWAPAIPEALRAVIGDAQTSGGLLVATPEGEAFLRALDRAGVLEARQIGTVIGEDPAGTIEVGS
- a CDS encoding YihY/virulence factor BrkB family protein encodes the protein MTPLFGDTLRCFWRNDGFFLAAGLSFYVIICVVPFSLLLVAGGGFLLSDETVVEEVVNQLSEILPVYRSEMEQMLIGVASRRGVSGLVGVGILLLFAVQLFAATRFVLNRILGTKGRGFVHGLLFDLGMLLLLTLLFFVTMGITAAFVWMRSLLLLFRHGLFFAHLFAWAGLFLAIAFDTALFVVLYRFVPVRRIPWSSVLQASAATAVLWEIAKQLFRFYIEGIGVYSTMYGSLGVTIALIMWVYYSAIVFVLGAAFIRVLEDRRSHLAPV
- a CDS encoding kelch repeat-containing protein; translated protein: MALGASALAQGGGSWQNAAPLPSSRTEVTGAEVAGRLYVVGGFGGGDHVEAYDPKGDRWERRASLPASVHHAAAVGIGGRLYVLGGYSGVLWGVLDGVYEYDPATDRWRERAPLPTPRGALAAAAIDGKLYAVGGVGRDRQNTGALEVFDPAANHWETRPAMPTPRDHHAAGVLEGKLYVVGGRLGGSYSQNLDRHEMYDPARNAWVTRAPLPTARSGIAAAVLGQRLFVFGGEAPGGTFREVEAYEAAADRWTAFAPMPTPRHGLTALAYGGRIHVISGGPRPGGSSSSVNEVFTP
- a CDS encoding Hsp20/alpha crystallin family protein, which produces MRSGSRPSRRPSARTRSAGSPNGSSVRSNVPQCSYGSFERSLVLPEGVDPAKVSARYSKGMLEISMPAPLAVAPKKVEIRVEGQQGAQKAIKAA
- a CDS encoding amidohydrolase, which produces MRPWLVFTLLGLVVGASGARAAEELPIVDTHLHYSQDAWTAYPTPSILTLLTRAGIIRAFVSSTPDDGTVRLYEAAPDRVVPVLRPYRGPGDQGAWHRDPGVVAYLEGRIRRGIYRGIGEFHLYGRDAQAEVVRQVAELAARNGLFLHCHCDVEALEIVLGLVPGVRVLWAHAGMSSGPEVVGPLIDRHAGLTVELALRSDVATGGTLDAAWRALFLRHPDRFMVGADTWAPSRWSDLAAITEATRGWLRQLPPEVARRIARENAERLAGVGR